A window of the Pseudomonadota bacterium genome harbors these coding sequences:
- a CDS encoding aminotransferase class III-fold pyridoxal phosphate-dependent enzyme, which translates to MKDIQKLNITKSQEFFEEAKTLIPGGVLGARKPGDFIIGEYPIFLEYGKGCRLTDVDGNEFIDFLCGYGPIILGYREEEVDDAVIKQIKDKGFCFSLTQSYQNELAKKLNVLIPSSEMSIFLKTGSDATSASIRIARAHTNRTKVMRCGYHGWHDWCVEMKGGIPEKFYEDVYEFHYNDLDQLKDLMKKHGDETAAIIMTPFGHPLHQKMQVPAPGFLEGVRELSDKYGSVLVFDEVRTCFRLRMGGAQELYGVTPDLTVLGKGMANGYAISVVTGKKNVMMAAESKLFISSTFFPNSDGYIAALKTIEILERDKVLENIWEKGGRLLKKIQDIIDKYDVGAELSGVAPMFLITFKKDEANTQKARRDDFYTQLIRRGFFFTPHHHAYISYRHTEEDLDKTAQAIGEAMAYVNEKYHTLM; encoded by the coding sequence ATGAAAGATATTCAAAAACTCAATATAACAAAAAGTCAGGAATTTTTTGAAGAGGCAAAAACGTTGATTCCTGGTGGGGTTCTGGGTGCAAGAAAACCTGGGGATTTTATTATAGGAGAGTATCCTATTTTCCTCGAGTACGGCAAGGGATGTAGATTAACCGATGTTGATGGAAATGAGTTTATTGACTTTCTATGTGGCTACGGACCTATTATCCTGGGTTACAGGGAAGAAGAGGTTGATGATGCAGTGATAAAACAGATAAAAGATAAAGGTTTCTGCTTTTCGCTCACACAATCTTATCAGAATGAACTTGCTAAAAAGTTGAACGTACTGATCCCCAGCTCTGAGATGAGCATCTTTTTAAAGACCGGCTCCGATGCTACTTCGGCAAGTATCCGTATCGCAAGGGCGCACACAAACCGGACCAAAGTCATGCGATGTGGCTACCACGGCTGGCATGACTGGTGCGTAGAGATGAAAGGGGGCATCCCTGAAAAATTCTATGAGGATGTATATGAATTCCATTATAATGATCTTGACCAGCTTAAAGACCTCATGAAAAAACATGGCGATGAGACAGCCGCCATAATTATGACCCCTTTTGGACATCCTCTCCATCAGAAGATGCAGGTACCGGCACCCGGATTTCTCGAAGGTGTAAGAGAACTTTCCGACAAGTATGGCTCTGTTCTGGTTTTCGATGAAGTGCGTACCTGTTTCAGGCTTAGAATGGGTGGAGCGCAGGAACTTTATGGAGTAACGCCTGATTTAACGGTACTTGGAAAGGGTATGGCCAACGGATATGCAATTAGCGTTGTTACCGGAAAGAAAAACGTGATGATGGCAGCAGAATCCAAGCTTTTTATTTCTTCCACCTTCTTTCCGAACAGTGACGGTTATATCGCCGCGCTAAAAACCATCGAAATTCTGGAACGTGACAAAGTCCTTGAAAACATATGGGAAAAAGGCGGCCGTCTTCTGAAAAAAATCCAGGACATTATTGACAAGTATGATGTCGGGGCAGAGTTGTCCGGTGTTGCTCCGATGTTTTTAATAACCTTCAAGAAAGATGAGGCAAATACTCAGAAAGCCAGACGCGATGATTTTTACACCCAACTTATCCGCAGGGGTTTCTTTTTCACCCCGCACCATCATGCGTATATCAGCTACAGACACACTGAAGAAGATCTGGACAAAACGGCGCAAGCAATAGGCGAAGCCATGGCTTATGTAAATGAAAAATACCATACATTAATGTGA
- a CDS encoding saccharopine dehydrogenase NADP-binding domain-containing protein yields the protein MRALVIGGTGGMGQGVARDLIKQEQINEVILGDINIDPHRVNDKLRASKKVSLIRIDVNDHKGMVAAIKDTDVVINCAGPFYKTAVAVARAAVEAKVNYIDICDDYEAVPILFSSSDIDNAAKEAGITVLTGMGSDPGTNNVIVKWYANQLDRVDEIHLFWVVSIAELAGAAWDHSLHMVTGKIPQFLDGKLEYVDGGTGEEIATFLEPLGTCKVRYVGHPQPITIPRYIEGLKKVVIKGALIPAWVDELIKEQKETGFLGTEPVEVRGTRVVPYDLTLKLWETIPNNRDKGPLASGLKVIVKGERKGKQVTYTADIVGRMAPGTGLPASIAALMMFAGDVKVKGVVAPEGCIDPEKFLSALLQRGARIHQTETITSILTL from the coding sequence ATGCGAGCATTAGTAATAGGTGGAACAGGTGGCATGGGACAGGGAGTTGCCCGGGATCTTATTAAACAGGAGCAGATCAACGAAGTAATTCTTGGTGACATAAATATAGACCCGCATAGAGTAAATGATAAGTTGCGCGCCAGTAAAAAAGTATCACTAATCAGGATTGATGTAAATGATCATAAAGGCATGGTTGCAGCAATTAAGGATACCGATGTAGTTATCAACTGCGCAGGACCATTTTATAAAACGGCGGTTGCGGTTGCCAGGGCAGCCGTCGAAGCAAAGGTCAACTATATTGATATTTGTGATGACTATGAGGCTGTCCCTATTCTTTTTTCCTCTTCTGACATAGACAATGCCGCCAAGGAAGCGGGGATAACCGTCCTGACTGGAATGGGATCGGATCCAGGAACAAACAATGTAATAGTTAAATGGTACGCAAACCAACTGGATCGTGTTGACGAGATTCACTTATTCTGGGTCGTAAGTATCGCCGAACTTGCAGGCGCAGCCTGGGATCATAGTCTCCATATGGTTACAGGTAAAATTCCTCAATTTCTGGATGGGAAGCTGGAATATGTAGATGGTGGTACCGGCGAAGAGATAGCTACGTTCCTTGAACCTCTTGGTACATGCAAGGTTCGCTATGTGGGTCATCCACAGCCAATAACAATACCCCGTTACATTGAAGGCTTGAAGAAGGTAGTTATTAAAGGTGCGTTGATACCGGCATGGGTAGATGAGCTGATTAAAGAGCAGAAAGAGACAGGTTTTCTCGGTACGGAACCGGTAGAGGTTAGGGGAACAAGGGTAGTACCTTATGATCTGACTTTGAAGCTTTGGGAAACAATTCCTAATAACAGAGATAAGGGACCCCTTGCTTCCGGCTTGAAAGTGATTGTAAAGGGTGAGAGAAAAGGAAAACAGGTAACATATACAGCCGATATAGTGGGCAGGATGGCGCCAGGAACAGGACTTCCCGCTTCGATCGCTGCGTTGATGATGTTTGCCGGTGATGTGAAGGTAAAAGGAGTAGTAGCCCCTGAGGGTTGCATAGATCCGGAAAAATTCCTCTCAGCATTGCTACAAAGAGGTGCCAGGATACATCAAACAGAAACGATAACATCCATTTTGACACTTTAG
- a CDS encoding VOC family protein, translating into MKIEKIDHICFAVKDLEETKTVYKEDFGLIPAFEYIAESEKIKVARYYIGEVAIEFMESTSPDGDVAKFIDSKGEGAFLISYKVDNLDNALEELRKKGKELIDDEPRELFGNRYAFVHHPSKLHGVLTELLEGDFDINKR; encoded by the coding sequence ATGAAGATAGAAAAGATTGACCATATATGTTTTGCAGTAAAAGACCTTGAAGAAACAAAAACGGTATATAAAGAAGATTTTGGGTTAATACCGGCATTTGAATATATTGCAGAATCAGAAAAGATAAAAGTAGCACGGTATTATATAGGTGAGGTGGCTATAGAGTTTATGGAATCTACTTCACCTGATGGAGACGTTGCAAAGTTCATAGATAGCAAAGGGGAGGGTGCATTTCTTATATCGTATAAAGTAGATAATCTTGATAATGCATTAGAGGAACTGAGAAAAAAAGGCAAAGAGCTTATTGATGATGAACCAAGAGAGCTTTTTGGAAATAGATATGCCTTCGTACATCATCCAAGCAAGCTCCACGGTGTGCTTACCGAACTTCTCGAAGGGGATTTCGATATAAATAAGCGATAG
- a CDS encoding xanthine dehydrogenase family protein molybdopterin-binding subunit, protein MEKYSLIGKSIKRVDVTSKATGEAIFSADIKLSRMLVGKILRSPYPHARIIRIDTSNAENLSGVKAVVTSGDTSGDKWGVFRYTQDQQFLPTDKVRYVGEEVAAVAAIDEDTAIEALKLIKVEYEELPAVFDIESALKPGAPLIHENNPGNINIHVNIDIGDIEKGFKESYYLREDTFMAPEDSYFQGEPYAVAAHFDQSGNLEIWMPNAGPHLKAKPLSNVLKIPLNKVRVRKIRIGGAFGGRSEISPADVICALLAKKAQRPVKIVYTREENSIATRQAHSMVATIKTGVDKEGRVLSRDIICHMDGGAYSSTGPIAVSVPFLCMEQAYRMDNVRYNGYRIFTNKPIRGMFRTHGRAFACGIDLQLDMIGQELGLDPVQMRLNNVRKTGEYTSTKSYIASCGMTEAILKTSEKAKWKEKWGKLLPYHGIGIGCNSVQTGFPMGIRGGSQAFIKFNEEGGISVITGIVDNGQGNDSMIVQIAAEELGLALDNVQLISADTEVTPSDPGSYSMCETFIGGNAVRLAAQDAKKKLLKIASEVLKVSADQLDLRDKKIFVINNPEQSISMSKVVRMALGRGESISGEGTYWPKVDSRREWVENPSGQLSETFSFGSVIAEVKVDPETGKVDVLEVTAAQDVGYALNPKVIEGQFEGGVAMGGQGGMLSEYILWYNGRVLNPNQLDYMVPLATDMPKINDIIVETIDPNGPYGAKEAGMSVAMSAAQAYCGAICNAIGVNIKDFPLTPDKILKAIEEKKKGEQNP, encoded by the coding sequence ATGGAAAAGTATTCTCTCATTGGAAAAAGTATAAAAAGGGTTGATGTAACCTCAAAAGCAACTGGAGAGGCAATTTTTTCGGCAGATATAAAACTTTCCCGGATGCTTGTCGGAAAGATATTGAGATCACCATACCCGCATGCCAGGATCATCCGCATTGATACATCCAACGCTGAAAATCTCTCTGGTGTAAAAGCCGTTGTTACTTCAGGGGACACATCCGGTGACAAATGGGGTGTTTTTCGTTACACGCAAGATCAGCAGTTCCTGCCGACAGATAAAGTCAGGTATGTCGGCGAAGAAGTAGCTGCAGTTGCTGCCATTGATGAAGACACTGCTATTGAGGCTTTAAAACTTATCAAGGTAGAATATGAAGAGCTTCCGGCTGTGTTTGATATTGAATCTGCTCTAAAGCCGGGCGCTCCTCTGATCCATGAAAACAATCCCGGTAATATAAATATACATGTAAATATTGATATTGGTGATATAGAAAAAGGATTCAAAGAATCTTATTATCTTCGCGAAGATACATTTATGGCCCCTGAAGATTCGTACTTTCAGGGTGAACCATACGCTGTAGCAGCACATTTTGACCAGTCAGGCAATCTTGAGATATGGATGCCCAATGCAGGACCTCATCTAAAAGCCAAACCACTGTCAAATGTGCTGAAAATTCCTCTTAATAAAGTAAGAGTTCGTAAAATAAGGATTGGCGGTGCCTTTGGGGGCCGTTCGGAGATTTCTCCTGCCGATGTAATATGTGCACTTCTTGCAAAAAAGGCTCAACGACCTGTAAAAATTGTTTATACCCGCGAAGAAAACTCGATAGCGACCCGGCAGGCTCACTCCATGGTTGCTACAATTAAAACCGGTGTCGACAAAGAAGGTAGGGTATTATCGAGGGATATTATCTGTCATATGGATGGCGGGGCATACAGCAGCACAGGCCCAATTGCTGTCAGCGTTCCCTTTTTATGTATGGAACAGGCATATCGTATGGATAATGTGCGCTATAATGGATACAGAATTTTTACAAACAAACCTATCAGGGGGATGTTCCGCACCCACGGCAGGGCCTTTGCTTGCGGAATTGACTTACAGCTTGATATGATAGGTCAGGAACTTGGGCTTGATCCGGTTCAAATGCGCCTTAACAACGTAAGGAAGACAGGCGAATATACCTCAACAAAGTCATATATAGCAAGTTGTGGTATGACAGAGGCAATACTTAAAACATCAGAAAAGGCAAAATGGAAAGAAAAGTGGGGAAAGCTACTCCCCTATCATGGGATAGGCATAGGTTGTAATTCTGTTCAAACAGGATTTCCTATGGGGATAAGGGGAGGTTCTCAGGCATTTATTAAATTTAATGAAGAAGGGGGTATCAGTGTAATAACCGGCATAGTTGACAACGGTCAGGGAAACGACAGTATGATAGTGCAAATTGCTGCCGAAGAGCTGGGACTTGCCTTGGATAATGTTCAGCTAATAAGTGCTGACACAGAGGTTACACCAAGCGACCCTGGATCTTATTCAATGTGTGAGACATTTATCGGTGGAAACGCTGTAAGGCTTGCTGCTCAGGATGCAAAGAAGAAGCTTCTGAAGATTGCCTCAGAGGTACTGAAAGTTAGTGCAGATCAACTTGACTTGCGAGATAAAAAGATCTTTGTAATTAATAATCCGGAGCAATCAATCTCAATGTCTAAAGTAGTCAGGATGGCTCTGGGTAGAGGTGAGTCTATAAGCGGAGAAGGCACTTACTGGCCGAAGGTAGATAGCAGACGTGAATGGGTGGAAAATCCATCCGGTCAGCTTTCGGAAACATTTTCTTTTGGTTCAGTTATTGCGGAAGTAAAGGTAGACCCGGAGACAGGCAAGGTTGATGTACTCGAAGTAACGGCAGCACAGGATGTAGGGTATGCCCTTAACCCGAAAGTCATTGAAGGTCAGTTTGAAGGCGGGGTAGCGATGGGTGGTCAGGGAGGTATGCTTAGCGAATACATACTCTGGTATAACGGCAGGGTATTAAACCCGAACCAGCTTGATTATATGGTGCCTCTGGCAACCGATATGCCAAAAATAAATGATATAATAGTTGAAACAATTGATCCAAATGGACCTTATGGAGCAAAAGAAGCAGGTATGTCAGTTGCTATGAGTGCGGCCCAGGCCTACTGTGGCGCTATCTGTAATGCCATTGGTGTGAATATAAAAGATTTTCCGCTTACGCCCGACAAAATATTAAAGGCTATTGAGGAAAAGAAAAAAGGTGAACAAAATCCATGA
- a CDS encoding (2Fe-2S)-binding protein, with the protein MDKKTILLKINNEEHSITTYPNRTLLEILRDDLCLTGTKESCGEGVCGACTVLLDGLPVRSCILLVTETEGKEITTIEGLSGSEKLDPIQESFIEHHAIQCGFCSPGMILTAYSLLKNNPNPDEEEIRHAISGNICRCTGYAKIVEAVKAMSTEGS; encoded by the coding sequence ATGGACAAAAAGACCATTCTATTGAAAATAAATAATGAAGAACATAGCATAACAACTTACCCGAACCGCACGTTGCTTGAAATTCTAAGAGATGATCTGTGTCTTACTGGAACAAAGGAAAGCTGTGGAGAGGGTGTATGCGGCGCTTGCACGGTTCTGTTGGATGGACTCCCTGTACGGTCATGCATACTCCTTGTGACAGAGACTGAAGGCAAAGAAATCACAACAATTGAAGGTTTATCAGGTAGTGAAAAGCTTGACCCTATTCAGGAATCTTTTATTGAACATCACGCTATACAATGTGGTTTTTGCAGCCCGGGAATGATATTGACTGCATACTCACTTTTGAAGAATAACCCTAACCCTGATGAAGAAGAAATACGACATGCTATATCCGGCAATATCTGTCGCTGCACAGGATATGCAAAGATTGTTGAAGCTGTAAAAGCTATGTCTACAGAAGGGAGCTAA
- a CDS encoding FAD binding domain-containing protein: MRMPTFNILEPGSKKKALLTLDKYRNKLKVVAGGTEVVVMMKLGLSAPSYLMSLNKIKGLKGIEKRKNEVIIKSSTTIKEILQSPLMNEKFKGITQAAQLLAAPPIQNRATIGGNILQNTRCLYYNQSELFRNGLKPCFKAGGNICHAARGGKRCFSVYQGDMAPSLISLGSKVKLEKNNSSRTILLSDFFTGKGENPFLIEDNELLTEFIIPLPDAKYGSSYEKLRIRKGLEYPLVSTAVFLSEDKDGNLDNARIVIGAAASAPKIIENASSCLKSRNPSAEDMDEVANLADNLSEMINNLSVPATYRRKMVKVVTKRSLKNAFQDLKRGY, translated from the coding sequence ATGAGAATGCCAACTTTTAATATTTTAGAGCCAGGTTCTAAGAAAAAGGCATTATTGACACTTGATAAATATAGAAATAAATTAAAAGTTGTTGCAGGGGGGACTGAAGTTGTTGTTATGATGAAGCTTGGTCTTTCAGCACCTTCATATTTGATGAGTTTGAATAAAATCAAAGGATTAAAGGGTATTGAAAAAAGAAAAAATGAAGTGATTATTAAAAGTTCAACTACCATAAAAGAGATTCTGCAATCTCCTTTAATGAATGAAAAGTTTAAAGGCATTACACAGGCAGCTCAATTATTGGCAGCCCCTCCAATACAGAACAGAGCTACTATTGGGGGAAACATACTTCAAAATACACGTTGCTTATATTACAATCAGTCAGAGCTTTTCAGAAATGGCCTTAAGCCATGTTTCAAGGCCGGAGGCAACATTTGTCATGCAGCCAGGGGCGGAAAGCGTTGTTTCAGCGTATATCAGGGCGATATGGCGCCTTCATTAATTTCCTTAGGTTCAAAGGTGAAATTGGAGAAAAATAACTCTTCTCGTACTATTTTACTATCAGATTTCTTTACAGGTAAAGGTGAGAACCCCTTTTTAATTGAAGATAACGAACTGCTGACTGAATTTATCATACCTCTGCCTGATGCAAAATACGGCTCTTCATATGAAAAATTGAGAATCAGAAAGGGTTTGGAATATCCTCTGGTTTCAACGGCTGTATTTCTTTCAGAAGATAAAGATGGCAATTTAGACAATGCGAGAATTGTTATCGGTGCTGCTGCTTCTGCTCCAAAAATAATTGAAAATGCATCATCATGCCTGAAAAGTAGAAATCCTTCTGCTGAAGATATGGATGAGGTTGCAAATCTTGCTGACAATTTGTCAGAAATGATAAATAACTTATCTGTTCCGGCAACATATCGACGAAAAATGGTAAAGGTTGTAACAAAGAGATCCCTTAAGAATGCCTTTCAAGATTTAAAAAGGGGGTATTAG
- a CDS encoding 3-isopropylmalate dehydrogenase, whose protein sequence is MSKTYNIGVIPGDGTGPEVVAEGVKVLNAVSDKLGFSLKYSYYDIGGERYLKTGETLPDSILSEMKQHDALYLGAVGHPDVKPGILEKDILLKIRFELDQYINLRPVKLYEGVDTPLKNKGPKEIDFVVVRENTEGLYTGAGGVLKKGTKDEVAIQESINTRKGVERCIRFAFAYTKKRNKNNKLTLCGKTNVLTYAFNLWERAFNEVAEEYPYIKTDYAHVDATCMWMVKNPEWFDVIVTDNMFGDIITDLGAIIQGGLGIACGGNINPEGVSMFEPMGGSAPKYTGKNIINPFAAILSGGMMLEFIGEEEGAKLIDISVQRALKNNIKSLDAGKMGMGTKELGDLISKYTKE, encoded by the coding sequence ATGTCTAAAACATATAATATTGGTGTAATACCGGGCGATGGAACAGGCCCTGAGGTAGTGGCAGAAGGTGTCAAAGTTTTAAATGCCGTGTCAGACAAGCTGGGATTTTCATTGAAATACAGTTATTATGATATCGGTGGAGAAAGGTATCTAAAAACAGGTGAAACCCTGCCTGATAGCATCCTCAGTGAAATGAAGCAGCATGATGCCCTGTATCTTGGAGCTGTGGGACACCCGGATGTAAAACCGGGAATATTAGAAAAAGATATCCTTTTAAAAATAAGATTTGAACTTGATCAGTACATTAACCTTCGACCTGTAAAATTATATGAAGGTGTTGATACACCGTTAAAAAACAAAGGACCAAAAGAAATTGATTTTGTTGTCGTCAGAGAGAATACAGAGGGGCTGTATACCGGGGCAGGCGGTGTTTTGAAAAAAGGTACAAAAGATGAGGTTGCAATACAGGAATCTATAAACACAAGAAAAGGGGTAGAAAGATGCATCAGATTTGCCTTTGCATATACAAAAAAACGTAATAAAAATAATAAATTGACTTTATGTGGTAAAACAAACGTGCTTACATATGCATTCAATCTGTGGGAAAGGGCATTTAATGAAGTAGCAGAGGAATATCCCTACATAAAAACAGACTATGCCCATGTAGATGCTACATGTATGTGGATGGTTAAAAATCCCGAATGGTTCGATGTTATTGTTACCGATAATATGTTTGGAGATATAATAACAGATCTTGGTGCAATTATTCAGGGTGGATTAGGCATAGCCTGCGGCGGAAATATAAATCCTGAAGGTGTATCAATGTTTGAGCCTATGGGCGGTTCCGCTCCAAAATATACAGGTAAGAATATAATTAATCCTTTTGCTGCCATACTTTCTGGTGGCATGATGCTTGAATTTATTGGGGAAGAGGAAGGTGCAAAATTAATAGATATATCGGTCCAAAGGGCTTTAAAAAATAATATAAAATCTCTTGATGCTGGTAAAATGGGTATGGGAACAAAAGAATTAGGAGATCTTATCTCAAAATATACAAAAGAATAG
- the purD gene encoding phosphoribosylamine--glycine ligase translates to MKVLVIGSGGREHALVWKLSQSQYVDAIFCIPGNGGISEIADCIEMDITNAENVIAFAKKEEIGLVVVGPENALAMGIVDAFEKSGIPIFGPCQKGALLETSKVFAKGLMDKYKVSTASFRVFLNYTDARTYLDSLTPPFVIKADGLCAGKGAYVITNKEEAQKVLKDLMVERIHGDAGSKVVIEEFLPGVEASYISFTDGNSILSMLPSQDHKSLFDDDKGPNTGGMGAYTPIPFINRSLEEKIDKEVMSKTVNALRNEGIIYKGVLYGGLMLSENSNPNVLEFNVRMGDPETQPILFKMKSDIVPILLACTEGKLDTIKNIEWRDGVSICVVLASEGYPENPEKGKIINGLEDLKNKEDIMVFHAGTKKVGSEFFTSGGRVLGVTVIGNTYEDAIKKVYEAVSCINFEGMQYRRDIGRKALINK, encoded by the coding sequence ATGAAAGTTCTTGTAATAGGCAGCGGCGGTAGGGAGCATGCCCTTGTTTGGAAGTTATCACAGTCACAATATGTAGACGCTATTTTTTGCATTCCCGGAAATGGTGGGATTTCTGAAATTGCCGATTGTATTGAGATGGACATAACCAATGCAGAGAATGTCATAGCTTTTGCAAAAAAAGAAGAAATCGGGCTTGTTGTTGTTGGGCCTGAAAATGCCTTAGCCATGGGCATTGTGGATGCCTTCGAAAAAAGCGGTATCCCCATATTCGGCCCTTGCCAAAAAGGGGCGCTGCTTGAAACAAGCAAGGTTTTTGCAAAAGGCTTGATGGATAAATACAAAGTATCAACCGCTTCCTTCAGAGTATTTTTAAACTATACCGATGCACGGACATACCTTGATAGCTTGACGCCACCTTTTGTGATAAAAGCAGACGGATTATGTGCAGGGAAGGGGGCTTATGTCATAACAAATAAAGAGGAAGCACAGAAGGTATTAAAAGATTTAATGGTCGAACGTATCCATGGGGATGCAGGGTCTAAAGTTGTTATTGAGGAGTTTTTGCCTGGTGTTGAAGCTTCATACATTTCCTTTACTGACGGCAATTCTATTCTTTCAATGCTGCCTTCTCAAGACCATAAATCCTTATTTGATGATGATAAAGGGCCTAACACAGGCGGTATGGGCGCTTATACACCTATTCCCTTTATAAACCGGAGCCTTGAAGAAAAAATAGATAAAGAAGTCATGAGTAAAACAGTTAATGCGTTGAGGAACGAAGGCATAATCTATAAGGGTGTGTTGTATGGCGGTCTCATGTTGTCAGAGAACAGCAACCCAAATGTCCTTGAATTCAATGTAAGGATGGGAGACCCGGAAACACAGCCCATACTTTTTAAAATGAAGAGTGACATTGTTCCGATCCTTCTTGCATGTACAGAAGGCAAATTGGATACCATAAAAAATATTGAGTGGAGAGATGGCGTATCAATATGTGTAGTATTGGCGTCTGAGGGGTATCCCGAAAATCCAGAGAAAGGGAAGATTATAAATGGACTTGAAGACCTGAAAAACAAAGAAGATATTATGGTTTTTCACGCAGGGACAAAAAAGGTAGGAAGCGAGTTTTTTACATCAGGGGGCAGAGTTTTAGGAGTTACTGTTATTGGCAATACATATGAAGATGCAATAAAAAAAGTATATGAAGCTGTATCATGCATAAATTTTGAAGGTATGCAATATCGAAGAGATATTGGCAGGAAAGCTTTGATAAATAAATGA
- a CDS encoding IMP cyclohydrolase, protein MKIKRAVISVSNKSGLSELTPFLKSYGIEILSTGGTKKYLDGIGINPIEISAYTGFPEIMDGRVKTLHPKVHGGILNIRDNDEHQNAMESLGIKHIDMIVVNLYPFKEVVSKGCTFEEAIENIDIGGPSMIRAAAKNYKYVTVVVDPEDYPKIIENMNQNNGETTEDLRFYLAKKVFFFTSDYDSAIYTYLSGIK, encoded by the coding sequence ATGAAAATAAAAAGAGCGGTTATTAGTGTATCCAACAAATCCGGTCTGTCGGAGTTAACACCTTTTTTAAAAAGCTACGGTATAGAGATACTTTCAACTGGTGGCACAAAAAAATATCTCGATGGAATCGGCATTAATCCCATAGAAATCAGTGCATATACCGGATTCCCTGAAATTATGGACGGTAGGGTAAAAACACTGCATCCGAAAGTCCATGGAGGAATTCTAAATATCAGGGATAACGATGAACATCAAAATGCGATGGAGTCTCTTGGCATAAAACATATAGATATGATAGTCGTAAATCTGTACCCTTTTAAGGAGGTTGTAAGTAAGGGTTGTACTTTCGAAGAAGCCATAGAGAATATTGATATAGGCGGTCCTTCTATGATAAGAGCAGCGGCAAAGAATTACAAATACGTTACTGTTGTTGTTGATCCTGAAGATTATCCAAAAATAATAGAAAATATGAATCAAAATAACGGTGAGACAACAGAAGATTTAAGGTTTTATCTGGCAAAGAAAGTTTTTTTCTTTACATCTGATTATGACAGCGCTATCTATACATATTTGTCTGGAATAAAATAG
- a CDS encoding radical SAM protein — MGKFTFGPVPSRRLGFSLGVDIIPRKICTFDCIYCQIGKTTNQEIKRGSFFDAYEIVEEIINKAKQLSHIDHITFSGSGEPTLNSDIGWMIREIKKNLDVPVAVITNGSLLNDKEIRDNLSMADVVLPSLDAASEDIFRYINRPHTLIELSTIIEGMKKFRDTYTGNIWLEIMLIKNVNDSIEELGRLKKIVEYLGVEKVQLNTVIRPPTDNTIDGINHAELDRISKYFGYGCEVICNFEKEVKKNVEDNWSEMVLDILKRRPLTLNDIVKITGIPEHRVKSSLSLMEVEGKIKQFHFEDNIFYMIND; from the coding sequence ATGGGTAAATTTACTTTTGGACCAGTTCCTTCCAGGAGGCTTGGATTTTCGTTGGGTGTAGATATAATTCCAAGAAAAATTTGCACATTTGACTGCATATATTGCCAGATTGGAAAAACAACAAATCAGGAAATTAAGAGAGGAAGCTTCTTTGATGCCTATGAAATAGTTGAGGAAATAATCAATAAGGCAAAACAGCTAAGCCATATTGATCATATAACGTTTTCCGGGTCTGGAGAGCCTACTCTAAACTCAGATATCGGGTGGATGATTAGGGAGATTAAGAAAAACTTAGATGTTCCTGTAGCAGTTATAACAAACGGATCACTTTTGAATGATAAAGAGATAAGGGATAACCTTAGTATGGCAGACGTTGTTTTGCCATCACTTGATGCAGCAAGCGAAGACATATTCCGATATATCAACAGACCTCATACCTTGATTGAACTTAGTACAATCATTGAAGGTATGAAAAAATTCAGGGATACTTATACAGGCAATATCTGGCTTGAAATTATGCTGATTAAAAATGTAAACGACAGTATTGAAGAGCTGGGAAGACTAAAAAAGATTGTTGAATACCTTGGTGTTGAAAAAGTGCAACTAAATACCGTTATCAGACCCCCGACTGACAACACGATAGATGGGATCAATCATGCAGAACTTGATAGAATCAGTAAATATTTTGGCTATGGATGTGAAGTCATATGCAATTTCGAAAAAGAAGTTAAAAAGAACGTGGAGGACAACTGGTCGGAAATGGTTTTGGATATACTAAAAAGAAGACCGTTAACACTGAATGATATAGTGAAAATTACAGGCATACCGGAGCACAGGGTAAAAAGCAGTCTCAGTCTTATGGAAGTCGAAGGAAAAATAAAACAGTTTCACTTTGAAGACAACATATTTTACATGATAAATGATTAA